From Campylobacter concisus, a single genomic window includes:
- a CDS encoding dCTP deaminase has protein sequence MGLKSDSWIRKMSVEKNMIVPFAEEQVGRGVVSYGVSSYGYDIRVGDEFKIFTNIGGTVVDPKNFDEKNVVDFKGDVCIVPPNSFALARTIEYFNMPDNVLAICLGKSTYARCGIIVNVTPFEPGFKGHITIEISNTTPLPAKIYANEGIAQVLFIEGDEPCEVTYADKNGKYQAQEGITLPRILK, from the coding sequence ATGGGTTTAAAGTCAGACTCTTGGATAAGAAAAATGTCGGTTGAGAAAAATATGATAGTACCGTTTGCTGAGGAGCAGGTTGGACGCGGCGTCGTTAGCTACGGCGTTTCTAGCTACGGCTACGATATCCGCGTTGGTGATGAGTTTAAAATTTTTACAAACATCGGCGGAACCGTGGTCGATCCGAAAAATTTCGACGAGAAAAACGTAGTCGATTTTAAGGGCGATGTCTGTATCGTGCCGCCAAATTCATTCGCTCTAGCGCGCACGATCGAGTACTTTAACATGCCAGATAACGTACTAGCGATCTGCCTTGGCAAAAGCACCTACGCAAGGTGCGGCATCATCGTAAATGTAACACCTTTTGAGCCCGGATTTAAGGGGCATATCACGATAGAAATTTCAAATACTACGCCACTTCCTGCAAAAATTTATGCGAACGAAGGCATTGCGCAGGTGCTATTTATCGAGGGCGACGAGCCATGCGAAGTGACGTATGCTGATAAAAATGGCAAATACCAAGCTCAAGAAGGCATCACACTGCCAAGAATTTTGAAGTAA
- a CDS encoding UDP-4-amino-4,6-dideoxy-N-acetyl-beta-L-altrosamine transaminase: protein MIPYSRQQITEEDIKAVTDALKDDILTGGQKVSKFEEELAKYVGVKHVIAMNSATSALHVAYLSLGVKGGDEVITTPITFAATANAALMAGAQVKFCDVKANGNIDEEKISALITPKTKVITAVDYGGNPVELDKIINLAKKHGIKVIDDASHALGSVQNGVKVGVKADISIFSFHPVKPITTLEGGALATNDDELARLARLYRSHGITKTKLWDSDMSLLGYNYRITDVACALGLSQLKRLDGFIAKRNEIAKFYDEKFSGCEYFKTINIPANTTSSRHLYPVLLDKKFWDKKEQIFEALLQKGVGVQVHYKPTYKFSFYKALVGEISLPNAEKFYSAELSIPCHHGMSVDDAKFVASTLFDVLKSFSE from the coding sequence ATGATCCCTTACAGCCGTCAGCAGATCACAGAAGAGGATATAAAGGCAGTCACAGATGCCTTAAAAGATGACATCTTAACAGGTGGCCAAAAGGTCAGTAAATTTGAAGAGGAGCTGGCAAAGTATGTTGGCGTAAAGCACGTGATCGCTATGAACTCAGCCACTTCGGCCCTTCACGTAGCCTATCTTAGCCTTGGCGTAAAGGGTGGCGATGAAGTGATCACGACACCTATCACCTTTGCAGCCACTGCAAATGCAGCTTTGATGGCAGGAGCGCAGGTCAAATTTTGCGACGTAAAAGCAAATGGTAACATCGATGAAGAGAAAATTTCAGCTCTAATCACTCCAAAGACAAAGGTGATAACTGCGGTTGATTACGGTGGCAATCCAGTGGAGCTAGATAAGATCATAAATTTAGCCAAAAAGCACGGCATAAAAGTGATAGATGACGCTTCTCATGCCCTTGGTAGCGTGCAAAATGGCGTAAAAGTGGGCGTTAAGGCTGATATTAGCATATTTAGCTTTCACCCAGTAAAGCCTATCACCACGCTTGAAGGCGGTGCGCTTGCTACAAATGATGATGAGCTAGCAAGACTTGCAAGGCTATATAGAAGCCACGGTATCACTAAAACAAAGCTTTGGGATAGCGACATGAGCCTGCTTGGATACAACTACAGGATCACAGACGTGGCCTGCGCTTTGGGGCTTAGCCAGCTAAAAAGGCTGGACGGCTTTATCGCTAAAAGAAATGAGATAGCTAAATTTTATGATGAGAAATTTAGCGGGTGTGAATATTTTAAAACTATAAATATCCCAGCAAATACAACTAGCTCAAGGCACCTATATCCGGTGCTTTTGGATAAGAAATTTTGGGATAAAAAAGAGCAAATTTTTGAAGCGCTCTTGCAAAAAGGCGTTGGCGTGCAGGTGCATTATAAACCAACATATAAATTTAGCTTTTATAAAGCGCTAGTTGGCGAAATTTCACTGCCAAATGCGGAGAAATTTTATAGCGCCGAGCTTAGTATCCCATGCCACCATGGCATGAGCGTGGATGATGCTAAATTTGTTGCAAGCACGCTTTTTGATGTGCTAAAAAGCTTTAGCGAGTAA
- a CDS encoding hydrogenase, with product MQEKNAEIFTGERAMFGAKSVNFTNCIFEDGESPLKHSSNLKLNECVFAYKYPLWYASDVTLNGGYLEPLARAGMWYSANLSFKDALINAPKSFRKSSQISLENINFSDASETLWGCTDVKIKNVFASGDYFGANSENLEIDGLNLDGNYCFDGCKNVHITNSKLISKDAFWNCENVVAQNCLISGEYLAWNSKNVTLINCTIKSLQALCYVENLVVKDCIFMDTSLAFEYSSVDVSTSGAIKSIKNPKSGVIRAAKIDEIIIDENLVDTKGIKIIITEK from the coding sequence ATGCAAGAGAAAAATGCAGAAATTTTTACTGGCGAGCGTGCGATGTTTGGGGCAAAAAGTGTAAATTTTACAAACTGTATCTTTGAAGATGGCGAGTCGCCACTAAAGCATAGCTCAAATTTAAAGCTAAATGAGTGCGTTTTTGCCTACAAATACCCACTTTGGTACGCAAGCGATGTCACGCTAAATGGCGGATACTTGGAGCCTCTAGCAAGAGCTGGCATGTGGTACAGTGCAAATTTAAGCTTCAAAGACGCGCTCATCAACGCTCCAAAAAGCTTTAGAAAAAGCTCGCAAATTTCATTAGAAAATATAAATTTTTCAGATGCTAGTGAAACACTTTGGGGATGCACGGATGTGAAGATAAAAAATGTTTTTGCCAGTGGCGATTATTTTGGGGCAAATAGCGAAAATTTAGAGATCGATGGGCTAAATTTAGACGGAAACTACTGCTTTGATGGTTGTAAAAATGTCCATATCACAAACTCAAAGCTCATTTCAAAAGATGCTTTTTGGAACTGCGAAAACGTGGTTGCACAAAACTGTCTAATCTCAGGCGAATATCTGGCTTGGAACTCAAAAAATGTAACGCTCATAAACTGCACGATAAAGAGCTTGCAAGCCCTTTGTTACGTGGAAAATTTGGTCGTAAAAGATTGCATTTTTATGGATACGAGTCTTGCGTTTGAATATTCAAGTGTCGATGTAAGCACAAGCGGAGCGATAAAAAGCATAAAAAATCCAAAAAGTGGCGTGATAAGGGCAGCAAAGATAGATGAGATCATCATCGATGAAAATTTAGTTGATACTAAAGGTATTAAGATAATTATTACTGAAAAATAA
- a CDS encoding acetyl-CoA carboxylase, biotin carboxyl carrier protein, giving the protein MKKEDIKELIEFFNDMEMNHIKIKSGDFEVELEKFSDYCAPAKPAAQAPAPAPVNVVVNSEVKPAANSPKDSIKSPMVGTFYAAPSPGAAPFVKVGQRVRKGDVVGIIEAMKIMNEIEAEFDCQITEMLVSDGQPVEFGLPLFGVEKN; this is encoded by the coding sequence ATGAAAAAAGAAGATATAAAAGAGCTTATCGAATTTTTTAATGATATGGAGATGAATCATATCAAAATAAAAAGTGGTGATTTTGAGGTAGAGCTTGAAAAATTTTCAGATTATTGCGCGCCTGCTAAACCAGCAGCACAAGCACCAGCTCCAGCACCTGTAAATGTAGTCGTTAATTCAGAGGTAAAACCAGCTGCAAACTCGCCAAAAGATAGTATAAAATCTCCTATGGTAGGTACTTTCTACGCTGCTCCAAGCCCAGGCGCGGCTCCATTCGTAAAAGTAGGTCAAAGAGTGAGAAAAGGCGATGTAGTGGGCATTATCGAAGCTATGAAGATCATGAATGAGATCGAGGCTGAGTTTGACTGCCAGATCACTGAAATGCTAGTCTCTGACGGACAGCCAGTTGAGTTTGGATTGCCGTTATTTGGCGTGGAGAAAAATTAA
- a CDS encoding biotin synthase (catalyzes the formation of biotin from dethiobiotin and sulfur), giving the protein MKTIMLCAICSVTQGNCAEDCAYCTQSAKAGADISKFKEKSVQQVVDEAKMAYKNHALGFCLVTSGARLNDKKTDYIASLARAVHEEVPNLMLIACNGMATYEQLSELKKAGVFSYNHNLETSREFFPKICKTHTWDERYQTNLDAKRAGLMLCTGGIYGVGESEADRVSFRASLKELEPFSSPINFFIKNESLTLDLPPLSVDEALKIVRDTKSALPETRVMIAGGREKILGDRQYEIFENGADAIVIGDYLTAKGEKASKDIEELTKRGFNFASICH; this is encoded by the coding sequence ATGAAAACAATTATGCTCTGTGCGATATGCTCAGTCACTCAAGGAAACTGCGCCGAGGACTGCGCTTACTGCACACAAAGTGCCAAAGCTGGTGCCGATATCTCAAAATTTAAAGAAAAAAGCGTGCAGCAGGTGGTGGACGAGGCCAAAATGGCTTATAAAAACCACGCACTTGGCTTTTGTTTGGTCACAAGCGGTGCTAGGCTAAATGACAAAAAGACCGACTACATCGCGTCTTTAGCAAGAGCCGTGCATGAAGAAGTGCCAAATTTGATGCTCATCGCATGTAACGGCATGGCGACTTACGAGCAGCTTAGCGAGCTTAAAAAAGCTGGCGTTTTTAGCTATAACCACAACCTTGAAACAAGCCGAGAATTTTTCCCAAAAATTTGCAAAACACACACTTGGGATGAGAGATATCAGACAAATTTAGATGCAAAAAGAGCTGGGCTTATGCTTTGCACTGGTGGAATTTACGGCGTTGGCGAGAGTGAGGCCGATAGAGTAAGCTTTAGAGCTAGTCTAAAAGAGCTTGAACCATTTTCATCACCGATAAATTTTTTCATAAAAAATGAATCTCTAACTCTTGATCTGCCCCCTCTTAGTGTGGATGAAGCCCTAAAGATCGTACGTGACACCAAAAGCGCTCTTCCAGAAACTAGAGTCATGATAGCTGGCGGTAGGGAGAAAATTTTAGGCGATAGACAATACGAGATCTTTGAAAATGGTGCTGATGCGATCGTGATAGGCGACTATCTCACCGCAAAAGGCGAGAAAGCTAGCAAGGATATCGAGGAGCTTACAAAGCGCGGTTTTAACTTCGCTAGTATCTGTCACTAA
- a CDS encoding UDP-2,4-diacetamido-2,4,6-trideoxy-beta-L-altropyranose hydrolase — MKEFKGLPLLKTLVRADSSSKIGHGHIRRDLLLAKKFSNISFASLRLDGDIFDEINYPKFSLTSGDIDEICELIKDNKFELLIIDHYGFSFEDERAIKEKTGVKILSFDDTYEKHCSDYILNVNLYAQKARYERLVEKGCEVFCGSKFLLVRDEFYEEAQVKREKIYDYAIILGGTDISGLSAKISEKLLLKKLKTAVITTSGNKNLSALKELSNKNENFSLFVDSKSVAKLMNEAKMLIITASSLVNEAYVLGAKFKAICVADNQKEIFAWLKENGYEAYWGDEICLSL, encoded by the coding sequence TTGAAAGAATTTAAAGGACTCCCCCTGCTAAAAACGCTCGTGCGCGCTGATAGTAGCAGCAAGATAGGGCATGGGCACATCAGGCGAGACCTTTTGCTTGCTAAAAAATTTAGTAACATCTCATTTGCGTCTTTGAGGCTAGATGGTGACATTTTTGATGAGATAAACTACCCTAAATTTAGCTTAACAAGTGGCGATATAGATGAGATTTGCGAACTTATAAAAGATAATAAATTTGAACTTCTCATCATTGATCACTACGGCTTTAGCTTTGAAGACGAAAGAGCTATAAAAGAAAAAACCGGCGTTAAAATTTTATCATTTGACGACACTTATGAAAAACATTGTTCAGACTATATTTTAAATGTAAATTTATATGCACAAAAGGCAAGATATGAGAGGCTTGTAGAAAAAGGCTGCGAGGTATTTTGCGGAAGCAAGTTTTTGCTAGTTAGAGATGAGTTTTATGAAGAAGCGCAGGTAAAAAGGGAGAAAATTTATGACTACGCTATCATTCTTGGAGGCACTGATATCTCAGGGCTAAGTGCAAAAATTTCAGAAAAACTGCTTCTTAAAAAGCTAAAAACAGCAGTCATAACAACTAGCGGAAATAAAAACTTAAGCGCTCTAAAAGAGCTATCTAATAAAAACGAAAATTTCAGCCTTTTTGTAGATAGCAAAAGCGTGGCAAAGCTCATGAACGAAGCCAAAATGCTCATCATAACAGCAAGCTCACTCGTAAATGAAGCTTACGTTTTGGGAGCTAAATTTAAAGCCATTTGCGTAGCGGATAATCAAAAAGAGATCTTTGCTTGGCTTAAAGAAAATGGATATGAAGCTTACTGGGGAGATGAAATTTGCTTGAGCTTATAA
- a CDS encoding pseudaminic acid synthase, with amino-acid sequence MKIGNFDTDKKVFIIAELSANHSGSLKTAVDTIKAAKRAGADAIKLQTYTPDSLTLNSHLDDFVIKGGLWDERNLYELYQEALTPKEWHAELFKVAKEEELVCFSSPFCKDDANFLEQFNPPAYKVASFEVTDYDFVEFVAKKGRPIIISTGIAYEEEIQDVVQICKNAGNSDIALLKCTSSYPAPLNGMNLQTIANMREKFGVEVGFSDHTLGVTAPVVAVSLGARIIEKHFILDKSVKSVDSAFSLDEREFALMAKCVREAEELLGVVNYELDEKAVLNRRFSRSLYASADIKKGEIFSEQNVRSVRPGYGLHPKFLKELIGKKAKRDIKFSERLTKEDFI; translated from the coding sequence ATGAAAATAGGAAATTTTGATACAGACAAAAAGGTCTTTATAATAGCAGAGCTCTCTGCTAATCACAGCGGTAGCCTAAAAACGGCGGTAGATACGATAAAGGCGGCTAAGCGTGCTGGGGCGGACGCAATAAAGCTTCAGACATATACGCCTGATAGTTTGACTCTAAATTCGCACCTAGACGACTTTGTCATAAAGGGCGGACTTTGGGACGAGCGAAATTTATACGAGCTTTACCAAGAGGCGCTAACGCCAAAAGAGTGGCACGCTGAGCTTTTTAAAGTAGCAAAAGAGGAGGAGCTTGTCTGCTTTTCAAGTCCATTTTGCAAGGATGACGCCAACTTTTTAGAACAGTTTAACCCACCAGCCTATAAGGTCGCAAGCTTTGAAGTGACGGATTATGATTTTGTAGAGTTTGTGGCCAAAAAAGGTAGGCCCATCATCATCTCAACTGGCATAGCCTACGAAGAAGAGATACAAGACGTGGTGCAAATTTGCAAAAATGCAGGTAATAGCGACATCGCCCTTTTAAAATGCACTTCAAGCTACCCAGCGCCGCTAAATGGCATGAATTTACAAACGATAGCTAATATGAGAGAGAAATTTGGCGTTGAGGTTGGCTTTTCAGATCACACTTTAGGCGTGACAGCCCCAGTTGTTGCGGTTAGCCTGGGTGCTAGGATAATTGAAAAGCATTTTATACTTGATAAAAGCGTAAAAAGCGTTGATAGCGCATTTAGCCTTGATGAGAGAGAATTTGCTCTTATGGCAAAGTGTGTTAGAGAGGCTGAGGAGCTTTTAGGCGTGGTAAACTACGAGCTAGATGAAAAAGCGGTTCTAAACAGGAGATTTTCGCGCTCACTTTATGCGAGTGCGGATATAAAAAAAGGTGAAATTTTTAGTGAGCAAAATGTAAGGAGTGTGCGCCCAGGGTACGGACTGCACCCTAAATTTTTAAAAGAGCTGATCGGCAAAAAAGCAAAAAGAGATATAAAATTTAGCGAGAGATTAACAAAGGAGGATTTTATATGA
- a CDS encoding UDP-4-amino-4,6-dideoxy-N-acetyl-beta-L-altrosamine N-acetyltransferase has product MLELINFTSLSGEQKLMVLKWRNDERIAKFMKNKSVGKEEHFAFLERLKSIQDKIYFLVKDEGEFIGVVSFVDITKESCEFGIYKNPELKGVGKKLLDLIKDYAFFTLKVGSLKAKAYNSNEKALALYKNFGFKIYAKDDEFSYLELKKETD; this is encoded by the coding sequence TTGCTTGAGCTTATAAATTTTACCTCGCTTAGTGGAGAGCAAAAACTGATGGTCTTAAAGTGGCGAAACGACGAGCGGATAGCTAAATTTATGAAAAATAAAAGCGTTGGCAAAGAGGAGCATTTTGCTTTTTTAGAGAGATTAAAGAGCATTCAAGATAAGATTTATTTTCTAGTAAAAGATGAGGGTGAATTTATCGGAGTGGTGAGCTTCGTTGATATAACGAAAGAGAGTTGCGAATTTGGTATTTATAAAAATCCGGAGCTAAAAGGAGTGGGTAAAAAGCTGCTTGATCTCATAAAAGACTACGCTTTTTTTACATTAAAGGTTGGCTCGCTAAAGGCAAAAGCTTATAATAGTAACGAAAAAGCACTCGCACTTTATAAAAATTTTGGCTTTAAGATCTACGCAAAAGATGATGAATTTAGCTATCTTGAGCTTAAAAAAGAAACGGACTAG
- a CDS encoding flagellin B (FlaB; structural flagella protein; in Helicobacter flagella are composed of flagellin A and flagellin B; the amounts of each seem to be controlled by environmental conditions) — protein MSFRINTNVNALNTHANAVSNNTDLSKSLNKLSSGLRIQTAADDASGLSIADSLRSQASALGQAIANGNDAIGIIQVADKAMDEQLKILDTIKTKATQSAQDGQTTQSRQALQADIVRLMEELDNIGNTTSFNGQQLLNGTFSNKEFQIGAYSNQTVKASIGATTSDKIGLTRFESSRLLTAMGVVNLKFLNVDGVNDVGVTAATISTGIGKGLGSLAENINKVADRTGVRATADVTWKASAAIVGGLIQSLTINGVKIGDLEVKANDANGALVNAINSVKDQTGVEASVDAETGKMVLTSRDGRAIVASGKDISKGLGGKGNAGKGTSLTGFVGRLNLVRLDGRDIKLNAGGVAKLSLAFSANGGAQQSVSLRDIRGQIDKNLATAMGFQRMSGALSVAQSAGVMTLRGAMAVMSIAESAQKTLDQVRSDLGSVQNQLQATVNNITVTQVNVKSAESQIRDVDFASESANFSKHNILAQSGAYAMSQANSVQQNVMKLLQ, from the coding sequence ATGAGTTTTCGTATTAACACAAACGTAAACGCACTTAACACACACGCTAACGCAGTTAGCAACAACACTGACCTATCTAAGTCACTTAACAAACTTAGCTCAGGTCTTAGGATTCAAACAGCTGCAGACGATGCTTCAGGTCTATCTATCGCAGATAGCTTAAGAAGTCAAGCTTCAGCTTTAGGTCAAGCTATTGCAAACGGTAATGATGCTATTGGTATCATTCAAGTTGCCGATAAAGCTATGGACGAGCAGCTAAAAATTCTTGATACTATCAAGACAAAAGCTACTCAATCAGCTCAAGACGGCCAAACAACTCAATCACGCCAAGCATTGCAAGCTGATATCGTTCGTCTAATGGAAGAGCTTGACAATATCGGTAACACTACTTCATTTAACGGTCAGCAACTGCTAAACGGAACATTCTCTAATAAAGAATTCCAAATAGGTGCTTACTCAAACCAAACTGTTAAAGCAAGTATTGGTGCGACCACATCTGATAAGATCGGTCTTACACGTTTTGAGAGTTCAAGACTACTTACAGCTATGGGTGTAGTAAATCTTAAATTCTTAAACGTTGATGGTGTAAATGATGTTGGCGTTACAGCTGCTACTATCTCAACAGGTATAGGTAAAGGACTTGGTTCTTTGGCTGAGAATATCAATAAAGTTGCTGATAGAACTGGTGTTAGAGCTACAGCTGATGTTACTTGGAAAGCTAGTGCTGCTATTGTCGGTGGCTTAATTCAGTCTTTAACAATCAATGGCGTTAAAATTGGCGACTTGGAAGTTAAAGCAAATGATGCAAACGGTGCGCTTGTAAATGCTATCAACTCTGTAAAAGATCAAACCGGCGTTGAAGCTTCTGTTGATGCTGAAACAGGTAAAATGGTCCTAACAAGCCGCGATGGCCGTGCTATCGTAGCAAGTGGTAAAGATATCTCAAAAGGTCTTGGTGGCAAAGGTAATGCTGGTAAGGGTACATCTTTAACCGGTTTCGTAGGTAGACTAAACCTAGTTCGCCTTGATGGTAGAGATATTAAGTTAAATGCTGGTGGCGTTGCTAAACTATCATTAGCATTCTCTGCTAATGGTGGTGCTCAACAATCAGTATCACTAAGAGACATAAGAGGTCAAATAGATAAAAACCTAGCAACTGCTATGGGCTTCCAAAGAATGAGTGGAGCTTTATCAGTAGCTCAATCTGCTGGTGTTATGACACTTCGTGGTGCGATGGCTGTTATGAGTATTGCTGAGTCTGCTCAAAAAACACTTGATCAAGTTCGTTCAGACCTTGGTTCAGTTCAAAACCAACTTCAAGCTACAGTTAATAACATTACTGTAACTCAAGTTAACGTAAAATCAGCAGAATCTCAAATCAGAGACGTAGATTTTGCTAGCGAGTCTGCTAACTTCTCGAAACATAACATCCTGGCTCAATCAGGTGCTTATGCTATGAGTCAAGCAAACAGCGTACAACAAAACGTAATGAAGCTACTACAGTAG
- a CDS encoding chromosome condensation protein CrcB, which translates to MLVNLLFAGLGGFIGAGFRFLAGELLKFSHFPLATLGVNVLGSFIIGVLFCLNLSQSVRVFLVIGILGGFTTFSSFSLDSVKFLLEGELAKGFLNIFLNLVFCLLASYLGILLGKNL; encoded by the coding sequence ATGCTCGTAAATTTACTTTTCGCAGGACTTGGGGGCTTTATCGGAGCTGGTTTTAGGTTTTTGGCTGGTGAGCTCCTAAAATTTAGCCACTTTCCGCTAGCTACGCTTGGCGTAAATGTGCTTGGCAGCTTTATTATCGGCGTTTTGTTTTGTCTAAATTTAAGCCAAAGCGTGAGAGTATTTTTGGTCATTGGCATACTTGGCGGATTTACAACATTTTCAAGCTTTAGCCTTGATAGTGTGAAATTTTTACTAGAAGGCGAGCTGGCAAAAGGCTTTTTAAATATCTTTTTAAACCTTGTTTTTTGCCTACTTGCAAGCTATCTTGGAATTTTGCTTGGCAAAAATTTGTGA
- a CDS encoding UDP-N-acetylglucosamine 4,6-dehydratase (inverting), translating to MFNDKSILITGGTGSFGKKYTEILLKKYNPRRLVIYSRDELKQYEMAQVFKDKAMRFFIGDVRDYKRLRTAMNGIDYVIHAAAMKHVPIAEYNPMECIKTNIDGAQNVIDASLECGVSKVIALSTDKACNPVNLYGATKLASDKLFVAANNIVGDKKTRFSVVRYGNVVGSRGSVVPLFKKLIAQGEKELPITHEKMTRFWITLEQGVNFVLKNFERMKGGEIFIPKIPSMTMVDLAKALAPDLGVKIIGIRPGEKMHEMMISRDDAHLTYEFDDYYVISPSIQFLTAQDFSTNALHQKGKPVSEDFEYSSNTNKIWLDRAGLLEMIGDAK from the coding sequence ATGTTTAATGATAAATCAATACTAATCACCGGCGGAACAGGAAGTTTTGGTAAAAAGTACACCGAAATTTTGTTAAAAAAATACAATCCAAGAAGGCTAGTTATCTACTCACGCGACGAGTTAAAGCAATACGAAATGGCTCAAGTCTTTAAAGATAAAGCGATGCGTTTTTTCATCGGCGACGTGAGGGACTATAAGCGCTTAAGAACCGCGATGAATGGCATAGACTATGTCATCCACGCAGCTGCGATGAAACATGTACCAATCGCAGAATATAACCCAATGGAGTGCATCAAAACAAACATTGACGGCGCTCAAAACGTCATCGACGCCTCTTTGGAGTGTGGCGTTAGCAAAGTGATCGCACTCTCAACCGACAAAGCATGCAACCCTGTAAATTTATATGGAGCTACAAAGCTAGCAAGTGACAAGCTTTTTGTTGCTGCAAATAACATTGTTGGAGACAAAAAAACAAGATTTAGTGTCGTAAGATATGGAAATGTCGTTGGTTCTCGCGGATCAGTCGTACCGCTCTTTAAAAAGCTGATCGCGCAAGGAGAAAAAGAGCTTCCTATCACGCATGAGAAGATGACTAGGTTTTGGATTACGCTTGAACAAGGTGTAAATTTCGTCCTTAAAAACTTTGAGAGGATGAAGGGCGGCGAAATTTTCATACCAAAGATCCCATCGATGACGATGGTAGATCTCGCAAAAGCCCTTGCACCAGACCTTGGCGTCAAGATCATAGGCATTCGCCCAGGCGAAAAGATGCATGAGATGATGATCTCAAGAGACGACGCGCATCTTACATACGAATTTGATGATTACTACGTTATCAGTCCGTCTATCCAGTTTTTAACAGCCCAAGACTTCTCGACAAATGCTCTTCATCAAAAGGGCAAACCAGTGAGCGAGGACTTTGAATATAGCTCAAATACAAATAAAATTTGGCTCGATAGAGCAGGCCTTCTTGAGATGATAGGAGATGCTAAATGA
- a CDS encoding pseudaminic acid cytidylyltransferase, which produces MICIIPARGGSKRIPGKNIKDLLGKPLIAYSIEAALNSKVFSEVIVSTDDEMIANVAREFGASVPFFREASLSDDYATSTDVIKDAIRRTNSSFSDVCCLYATAPLIKAEILKDAAGEFKKQECKFLFSATAFDFPIQRAIKLDENARVSMFYPQFEKTRSQDLEPAFHDAGAFYFGKKEAWLECSAIFAPHSKAYLLPRNLVCDIDTLEDFEFAKKLYLINNGKI; this is translated from the coding sequence ATGATCTGCATCATCCCAGCAAGAGGCGGTAGCAAGAGAATACCTGGCAAAAATATAAAAGACCTTTTAGGCAAGCCCTTAATCGCATATAGCATCGAGGCTGCACTAAATTCTAAAGTTTTTAGCGAAGTGATCGTAAGCACTGATGACGAAATGATCGCAAATGTGGCTAGAGAATTTGGAGCTAGTGTGCCATTTTTTAGGGAGGCGAGCTTAAGCGATGACTACGCGACGAGCACTGACGTGATAAAAGACGCGATAAGGCGCACAAATTCTAGCTTTAGTGACGTCTGCTGCCTTTATGCCACAGCACCGCTCATAAAGGCTGAAATTTTAAAAGATGCCGCAGGAGAGTTTAAAAAGCAGGAGTGTAAATTTTTATTTTCAGCGACTGCGTTTGATTTCCCTATACAAAGGGCGATAAAACTTGACGAAAACGCTAGAGTTAGCATGTTTTATCCGCAGTTTGAAAAGACACGCTCGCAAGATCTTGAGCCTGCGTTTCATGACGCTGGGGCATTTTATTTTGGCAAAAAAGAGGCTTGGTTGGAGTGCAGTGCTATCTTTGCGCCACACTCAAAGGCATATTTATTGCCAAGAAATTTAGTCTGCGACATCGATACGCTAGAGGATTTTGAGTTTGCTAAAAAGCTTTATTTGATAAATAATGGAAAGATTTGA